From the genome of Phycicoccus duodecadis:
TTCGTCGGCAACGCCCCCGGCAACACCTTCGCCCTCATCGCGATCATGATCTGGATCCAGGCCGGCTTCGCGATGACCGTGCTGTCGGCCGCCATCAAGGCCATCCCCGACGAGATCATCGAGGCCGCCAAGCTCGACGGCGTCAGCGGCGTCAAGATGTTCCGGTTCGTCACGCTGCCGAGCATCCGCTCGTCGGTGATCGTGGTGCTCACGACCATCGCCATCGCCACCCTCAAGGCCTTCGACATCGTCCAGGCCTCCAGCGGCGGCAAGCTCGGCGACTCGGTGCTGGCCAACGAGTTCTACAACCGCTCGTTCGTCACGCAGCAGCCCGGCCTGGGTGCGGCCATCGCGATCGTCATCTTCCTGCTGGTGATGCCGATCATCGTCTTCAACGTCATCCAGTTCAGGAAGGACGCCTGATGAGCACCGCCACCCCTCCCCCGGTCTCCGGTGCCGTCGCCGACGTGGCGATCGGTGAGGCCGCCCGCGAGGACGCGCTCCCCACGAAGCGCCGTCGGGGCTCCGCGGCGGGGAACGCCGCCCGCTCCGTCACCTCCCCCTGGGCCTCGGTCATCGCCATCGTCATGGCGCTGGCGTGGACCACCCCCACCTTCGGCCTGCTCGTCACCTCCTTCCGCAAGCAGGGCGACATCCAGGCCACCGGCTGGTGGCAGGCCCTGTCGACCCCGTTCACGCTGAGCAACTACTCCGCGGTGCTCTCGGGCGCCGAGGGGCAACCGCCGCTCACCGACTTCATCGTCAACTCGTTCGTGATCGCCATCCCCGCGGTGATGCTGCCGCTGTTCCTGGCGTCGTTGGCGGCCTACGCGTTCGCGTGGATCGACTTCCCGTTCCGCAACCTGCTGTTCGTGGCCGTCTTCGCGCTGCAGATCGTCCCGCTGCAGATCGCGCTGCTCCCCCTCGTCACGATGTTCCAGAACATCGGGATCGGCGGCACGTACTGGTCGCTCTGGTTGTCGCACAGCGCGTTCGCCCTGCCCCTGGCGGTCTTCCTGCTGCACAACTTCATGAAGGAGATCCCGGCCTCGCTCCTCGAGGCGGCCCGGGTCGACGGCGCCGGCCACGTGCGCATCTTCTTCCAGGTGCTGCTGCCGCTGATCACCCCGGCGCTGGCGTCCTTCGGGATCTTCCAGTTCCTCTGGGTGTGGAACGACCTGCTCGTCGCCATCACCATGCTCGGCGGTAACGCCGGGAACGGCAGCAACGCCCCCCTGACCATGGTGCTGAACAACATCAGCGGCACCCTGGGCAACCGGTGGTACCTGCTGTCGGCGGCGGCGTTCATCTCCATCGCCGTCCCGGTGGCGGTCTTCCTCAGCCTCCAGCGCTACTTCGTCCGCGGCCTGCTGGCCGGCGGGACGAAGGGCTGAGGGCCTCCTACCACCGAAGGACGAGCGTCATCAGCACGATCACGGATGTGGCGCGGGTGGCCGGGGTGTCGGTCGCCACGGTCTCCCGCGCCCTCCGTGGGCTCGACCGGGTCTCGCCGCAGACCCGGCGGCGCGTCCTCGAGGTCGCCGAGCAGCTGCACTACGTGGCGTCGCCGACGGCGACCTCGCTGGCGTCCGGGCGGACCCGTGTGGTCGCCGTCGTCGCACCGTTCCTGACCCGCTGGTTCTTCGCCACCCTGGTCAGCGCCATCGAGAAGGAGCTGCGGGCCCACGGGCACCACGTGATCCTGTTCGACCTCGAGGACGACACCTACGACCAGCGCCTGCCCCTGACCCAGAACATGCTCTGGAAGCGCGTCGACGGCGTCATCTCCCTGAACGTCCCGATGACCGACGACGAAGTCGCGCTCATCGACCGGCTCGGCCTGCCGCTGGTGGCCATCGGCTCGGCCGTGCCCGGGCGGCCCTGCGTCCGCATCGACGACCGCGCGACCATGCGGACCGCGGTCGAGCACCTCATCGACCTCGGACACCGGCGGATCGGCTACATCGGCGACGTGCCGCGCAACGTCGCCCACGTCGAGACCCCCCAGACCCGGCTGACCGCCTTCCGCGAGACCATGGAGGCGGCCGGCCTGCCGGTGGTCGAGGACTGGGTCCTCGGGTCGGACTGGACCGCCGAGGCCGCGGCCGCCGACAGCGCCCGGCTGCTGTGCACCGACCACCGCCCCACCGCCATCGTGGCCGC
Proteins encoded in this window:
- a CDS encoding carbohydrate ABC transporter permease produces the protein MSTATPPPVSGAVADVAIGEAAREDALPTKRRRGSAAGNAARSVTSPWASVIAIVMALAWTTPTFGLLVTSFRKQGDIQATGWWQALSTPFTLSNYSAVLSGAEGQPPLTDFIVNSFVIAIPAVMLPLFLASLAAYAFAWIDFPFRNLLFVAVFALQIVPLQIALLPLVTMFQNIGIGGTYWSLWLSHSAFALPLAVFLLHNFMKEIPASLLEAARVDGAGHVRIFFQVLLPLITPALASFGIFQFLWVWNDLLVAITMLGGNAGNGSNAPLTMVLNNISGTLGNRWYLLSAAAFISIAVPVAVFLSLQRYFVRGLLAGGTKG
- a CDS encoding LacI family DNA-binding transcriptional regulator → MARVAGVSVATVSRALRGLDRVSPQTRRRVLEVAEQLHYVASPTATSLASGRTRVVAVVAPFLTRWFFATLVSAIEKELRAHGHHVILFDLEDDTYDQRLPLTQNMLWKRVDGVISLNVPMTDDEVALIDRLGLPLVAIGSAVPGRPCVRIDDRATMRTAVEHLIDLGHRRIGYIGDVPRNVAHVETPQTRLTAFRETMEAAGLPVVEDWVLGSDWTAEAAAADSARLLCTDHRPTAIVAASDEMAIGVRESARRLDLEVPRDLSVIGIDDYVLSEVLGLTTVRQDVAEQGREASRLLLRALSDPADTSGPSDLVMPTVLVVRDSTGPAPA